From Bacillota bacterium, the proteins below share one genomic window:
- the smc gene encoding chromosome segregation protein SMC, whose product MFLKSLSILGFKSFADRVRLDFGEGITAIVGPNGSGKSNIADAIQWVLGEQNVRTLRAENSTEVIFAGSARRKPLGMAEVSLTVDNSDGQLPIDFAEVTVTRRLYRSGESEYLINKTLCRLKDIVELFMDTGLGRATYAILTQNEVDVVLSARPEDRRALFEEAAGIQKYRHRKREALRKLENTEANLTRVVDILAELGAQREPLRQQAEVAIRYHELVSRLREIEVAALWAQVLESERAREQAQHEQQRLHRQLLEVNAQLAECEALSQKLGQQIADAEAELDTLRALQQASLTAYERAESRRALIEQRLQNSRDNLRRLQEELLENEHRYAEIQRQAQQWQERRLELEQRVQDMEHQREVARERLRLAEHALQQAQQHYVERTQEVVRARAYLDGLRLRRTEAEQTIQALQNRIAEVGQNLHEAQERVKAAQAHRDKTVAAAELALREVQSCETKLQQAQAEVQRRRQELETRARENTRLSARLQALLESEAAQEGLFGGVRAVLDAVSRGQLTGTYLLVADALQPLEPYVIAVEVALGASAQDIITATEEEARLAIEWLKQHARGRATFLPLNLLHPSERSPILRQCIHEGLATGFASELVECAPKLRVVAEYLLGRVLVAPDFDSAVQIVRRYSGWSKVVTLDGELFLPGGAITGGRMPGRATGIVSRKAERSRLERELRAGEEAEQHLRKQLQEAEQFVEIARNRWHEARKEQEQAQQRAMKAESTLQAVVQEQTVIQQQMHALEQEQTEQTKRLYELDNEILDVEAQLSPDTRQAFSPEEVSRYRQQRDEAAAQLQEVEVTLGRLAEQQHALEHERESLAQIQRDLHQQTQNRQARIAELETQIAQDEKTLEQTLEELQRIAQQREQIEKDFLAQREVRQNLLQQNLENSERLKELSAQQSALAQQAHELELALARIEMQRTQAVARLWEEYEIDVFRQTPPDLSQFTPETASEINRLRRQIRQMGNVNTGAAEEYQRLTERYEFLQKQRIDLEAAREDILQAMQEIDASTRDLFLQTFGAVQQAFQEVFTRLFGGGKAELELTQPHNLPETGVEILVQPPGKRRQNLSLLSGGERALVAIALMFAFLQVKPSPFCVLDEVDAALDGSNVEKFADMLREYARHSQVIIITHNPVTMECADVWYGVTMQEQGVSRVISYRAPKEAVAAVS is encoded by the coding sequence ATGTTTCTCAAGAGCCTCAGCATACTCGGCTTCAAGAGCTTCGCCGACAGGGTGCGTCTCGATTTCGGCGAGGGCATTACGGCTATTGTCGGTCCCAACGGCAGCGGCAAGTCCAACATTGCGGACGCCATCCAGTGGGTGCTGGGAGAGCAAAACGTGCGCACCCTGCGGGCGGAAAACAGCACCGAGGTCATCTTCGCGGGCAGTGCACGGCGCAAGCCTCTGGGCATGGCGGAAGTGAGCCTCACCGTGGACAACAGCGATGGGCAGCTGCCCATCGACTTTGCCGAAGTTACGGTCACCCGCCGCCTGTACCGCTCCGGTGAGAGCGAATACCTCATCAACAAAACCCTCTGTCGCCTGAAGGACATCGTGGAGCTGTTCATGGACACGGGTCTGGGGCGCGCCACATACGCTATCCTGACGCAGAACGAGGTCGATGTAGTCCTCTCTGCCAGGCCCGAAGACCGCCGCGCACTGTTCGAGGAGGCAGCAGGCATCCAGAAGTATCGTCACCGCAAGCGCGAGGCACTGCGCAAGCTGGAGAACACCGAAGCCAACCTGACCCGGGTGGTGGATATTCTGGCGGAGCTGGGGGCACAACGCGAACCCCTGCGCCAGCAGGCAGAGGTTGCCATTCGCTATCACGAGCTGGTCAGCCGTCTGCGCGAGATTGAGGTGGCTGCGCTTTGGGCGCAGGTTCTGGAAAGCGAACGCGCGCGCGAGCAGGCTCAGCACGAGCAGCAGAGGCTGCACCGGCAGCTGCTGGAAGTCAACGCCCAGCTGGCAGAGTGCGAAGCGCTGTCGCAAAAACTGGGTCAACAAATAGCCGATGCGGAAGCGGAGCTGGACACCCTGCGCGCCCTGCAACAGGCATCGTTGACCGCCTACGAGCGCGCCGAGAGCCGTCGCGCCCTCATCGAGCAACGCCTGCAGAACAGCAGGGACAACCTGAGGCGACTGCAGGAAGAGCTGTTAGAAAACGAGCACAGATACGCGGAGATTCAACGGCAAGCACAGCAGTGGCAGGAACGTCGTCTGGAGCTCGAGCAGCGGGTCCAGGACATGGAACACCAGCGAGAGGTCGCACGCGAGCGATTGCGGCTGGCGGAGCACGCCCTGCAGCAGGCACAGCAACACTATGTGGAGCGCACGCAGGAGGTGGTGCGGGCACGAGCATATCTGGACGGGTTACGCCTGCGCCGCACGGAGGCCGAACAGACTATTCAGGCATTGCAAAACCGAATAGCTGAAGTCGGGCAAAACCTGCACGAAGCGCAAGAGCGCGTCAAAGCAGCGCAGGCGCATCGAGACAAAACGGTTGCCGCTGCGGAGCTGGCTCTAAGAGAGGTGCAGAGTTGTGAAACCAAACTCCAGCAGGCACAAGCGGAGGTGCAGCGCAGACGACAGGAGCTGGAGACACGTGCCCGCGAGAACACCCGCTTGAGCGCACGCCTGCAGGCGTTGCTGGAAAGTGAGGCAGCACAGGAAGGACTGTTCGGCGGAGTGCGGGCGGTGCTGGACGCCGTCTCTCGGGGACAACTGACCGGCACGTACCTTCTGGTGGCAGACGCCTTGCAACCGCTGGAGCCTTATGTTATCGCTGTCGAGGTGGCGCTGGGCGCCAGCGCACAGGATATCATTACCGCTACTGAAGAAGAAGCCCGCCTTGCTATCGAGTGGCTGAAACAGCACGCGCGAGGACGCGCGACTTTCCTGCCGCTGAACTTGCTGCACCCTTCAGAACGTTCTCCTATCCTGCGACAGTGTATCCACGAAGGACTGGCAACCGGCTTCGCCAGCGAGCTAGTGGAGTGCGCGCCAAAGCTGAGGGTTGTGGCTGAGTATCTGTTGGGGCGCGTGCTGGTTGCCCCAGACTTTGACAGCGCGGTGCAGATAGTGCGCCGTTACAGCGGCTGGAGCAAGGTGGTTACTCTGGACGGAGAGTTGTTTCTGCCGGGTGGTGCAATCACAGGCGGTAGAATGCCGGGCAGAGCAACGGGGATTGTCTCCCGCAAGGCAGAGCGGTCACGGTTGGAGCGCGAACTGCGAGCTGGCGAAGAAGCAGAGCAACACCTGCGCAAGCAGTTGCAGGAAGCGGAGCAATTTGTCGAAATCGCCCGGAACCGCTGGCATGAGGCGCGAAAAGAGCAGGAACAGGCGCAACAGCGGGCGATGAAAGCCGAATCTACCCTGCAAGCCGTCGTGCAGGAGCAAACGGTGATTCAGCAGCAAATGCACGCGCTGGAGCAAGAACAGACCGAACAGACCAAACGGCTCTACGAGCTGGACAACGAGATACTGGATGTGGAAGCGCAGTTATCCCCCGATACCAGGCAGGCATTTTCGCCTGAAGAGGTCAGCCGCTACCGCCAGCAGCGCGATGAGGCGGCGGCGCAGCTGCAAGAGGTGGAGGTAACGCTGGGACGGCTGGCAGAACAACAGCACGCACTGGAGCACGAACGCGAGTCGCTGGCTCAGATACAGCGCGACCTGCACCAGCAGACGCAGAACCGACAGGCGCGCATCGCGGAACTGGAGACGCAAATCGCGCAGGATGAAAAGACTCTGGAACAGACCCTGGAGGAGCTGCAGCGCATCGCTCAGCAGCGCGAGCAGATTGAAAAGGACTTCCTTGCCCAGCGCGAGGTGCGCCAGAACCTGTTGCAACAGAACCTGGAAAACAGTGAGCGATTAAAGGAGCTGTCCGCGCAACAAAGCGCGCTGGCTCAGCAGGCACATGAGCTGGAGCTCGCTCTGGCGCGAATCGAGATGCAGCGGACTCAAGCAGTCGCCCGCCTGTGGGAGGAGTATGAGATAGACGTCTTCCGACAGACGCCTCCAGACCTTTCGCAGTTCACACCTGAAACCGCTTCGGAAATCAACCGCCTGCGACGCCAGATACGGCAGATGGGCAACGTGAACACCGGCGCGGCGGAGGAATACCAGCGGCTCACGGAACGCTACGAGTTTCTGCAAAAGCAACGCATCGACCTTGAAGCGGCACGAGAAGACATCCTGCAGGCGATGCAGGAGATTGACGCCAGCACCCGCGACCTGTTCCTGCAAACCTTTGGCGCGGTGCAGCAAGCGTTTCAGGAGGTATTTACGCGCCTGTTTGGAGGAGGCAAAGCGGAGCTGGAGCTCACCCAGCCACACAACCTGCCGGAAACGGGAGTGGAAATCCTCGTGCAGCCGCCGGGCAAGCGCAGGCAGAACCTGTCTCTGCTCTCGGGCGGAGAGCGTGCGCTGGTGGCGATTGCGCTGATGTTCGCCTTTTTGCAGGTGAAGCCCAGCCCCTTCTGCGTGCTGGACGAGGTGGACGCCGCGCTGGACGGTAGCAATGTAGAAAAGTTCGCGGATATGCTGCGCGAGTACGCCCGTCACTCACAGGTCATCATCATCACGCACAACCCGGTGACGATGGAGTGCGCCGATGTATGGTACGGCGTCACCATGCAGGAGCAGGGCGTCTCGCGAGTCATCTCCTACCGCGCGCCTAAAGAGGCGGTTGCCGCCGTGAGCTGA
- a CDS encoding amidohydrolase — MSDLKEHIWQTPLVDTHEHQWKENEYLQTLPDVLVELFDNYVTADLVVAGASHEAVKKLLDASNPDVRERFGGVRTAWEACRYTGYGEAVRLIARLAYGIEEITAETLERAQRECIRVRQPGERLRILREEGNLDHVQVDDFCWACLPDDSAPEFFLYDISWAAFCSGDIDVEALYRETGVEVRDLSSLRHAMEAIFDRFGKFAIAVKAQHAYDRTLRWLPREDGDAVTVLQKLLRGEQVTPEEKLCLGDWCWARGAELAAEHNLPFKIHTGYLAGWGRMPVHYIPAGNLWELLATYPQTRFVLMHIAYPYNDELVALAKRYPNVYIDMCWAWSIDPYSAGDFLRRFLHAAPINKIFVFGGDTRLPWAAVAYATQARQGLLRALQAEVREKSINEREAMAVATRVMRQNQYECFDIEGRRANILHVMRHGIL; from the coding sequence ATGTCCGATTTGAAAGAGCATATCTGGCAGACGCCGCTGGTGGACACCCATGAGCATCAGTGGAAAGAGAACGAGTATCTGCAAACACTACCTGACGTGCTGGTAGAACTGTTTGACAACTACGTGACCGCCGACCTGGTGGTGGCGGGAGCATCGCATGAGGCGGTGAAAAAACTGCTGGATGCTTCGAACCCTGATGTGCGCGAGCGTTTTGGGGGAGTGCGTACGGCGTGGGAAGCCTGTCGGTACACCGGCTACGGCGAGGCGGTACGCTTGATTGCCAGACTTGCTTACGGTATCGAAGAGATAACCGCTGAAACGCTAGAGCGAGCACAGCGGGAATGTATCCGGGTGCGTCAGCCGGGCGAGCGGCTGCGTATCCTGCGAGAGGAAGGCAATCTGGACCACGTGCAGGTGGATGATTTTTGCTGGGCGTGCCTGCCGGATGATTCCGCGCCGGAGTTCTTTCTGTACGATATCTCGTGGGCGGCGTTTTGCTCCGGAGACATCGACGTAGAGGCTCTCTATCGGGAGACGGGCGTTGAGGTGAGAGACCTCTCGTCCCTGCGCCACGCGATGGAGGCAATCTTCGACAGATTCGGCAAGTTCGCCATCGCGGTCAAAGCACAGCATGCTTACGACCGCACCCTGCGCTGGCTTCCACGCGAGGATGGGGATGCAGTGACGGTATTGCAGAAGCTCTTACGCGGCGAACAGGTCACACCGGAGGAAAAACTCTGTCTGGGTGACTGGTGCTGGGCGCGCGGCGCAGAGCTGGCGGCAGAACACAATCTGCCTTTTAAGATACACACCGGCTACCTCGCTGGCTGGGGGCGAATGCCGGTACACTATATACCTGCGGGAAATCTGTGGGAGCTGCTGGCAACCTATCCCCAGACCCGTTTCGTGCTGATGCACATCGCGTACCCGTACAACGACGAGCTGGTTGCGCTGGCAAAGCGTTACCCGAACGTCTATATCGATATGTGCTGGGCGTGGAGTATAGACCCTTACAGCGCGGGCGACTTCTTGCGCCGCTTTCTGCACGCGGCGCCCATCAACAAGATATTCGTGTTCGGGGGGGATACCCGTCTGCCCTGGGCGGCGGTGGCGTACGCGACGCAGGCTCGGCAGGGACTGCTGCGTGCCCTTCAAGCCGAGGTGCGGGAGAAGAGCATCAACGAACGCGAGGCGATGGCAGTCGCCACGCGCGTGATGCGCCAGAATCAGTACGAGTGTTTCGATATCGAGGGACGGCGGGCAAACATCCTGCATGTCATGCGGCATGGCATCCTATGA
- a CDS encoding Uma2 family endonuclease, protein MEAIETSAASRRLPTGKMRIEESRARDKGEKFREYERGGVREYWLIDPARRQAEFYVLRDGAFQLVSLDNEGVYRSTVLPGFWMRVDWLWQRPPISQVTKQWL, encoded by the coding sequence ATGGAAGCAATCGAAACCTCGGCAGCCTCGCGGCGCCTGCCAACTGGCAAAATGAGAATTGAAGAGAGCCGCGCCCGTGATAAAGGCGAGAAGTTCCGCGAGTATGAACGCGGCGGCGTCAGAGAATACTGGTTGATTGACCCTGCCCGCAGACAGGCGGAGTTCTACGTGCTTCGGGATGGCGCCTTTCAACTCGTTTCCTTAGACAACGAAGGTGTCTACCGCAGCACGGTGCTACCCGGCTTTTGGATGCGTGTGGACTGGCTGTGGCAACGTCCCCCAATCAGTCAGGTCACCAAACAGTGGTTATAG
- a CDS encoding histidine phosphatase family protein: MTLRLLLVRHGETEWNQQMRFQGQTDIPLNAKGLEQAESIATRLQHEPLQAIYSSDLRRAWQTAEVIARYHELSPIPHPDLREMSYGVWEGMTRAEIEAGEWAELFEKYRKDSLRYRPPGAEYPHEIVERAGRVLQHVRERHEQGTVCIVGHGGSLRAMLCVALHAPLETFRHIRLDNASLSVIECGGDWIWVSLINDTCHLRQEKVQPVI; the protein is encoded by the coding sequence ATGACGTTACGGTTGCTTTTGGTCAGGCACGGCGAGACCGAGTGGAACCAGCAGATGCGCTTTCAGGGGCAGACGGACATTCCACTCAACGCGAAAGGGTTGGAACAAGCGGAGTCCATCGCCACACGGTTGCAACACGAACCCCTACAGGCAATCTATTCCAGCGACCTGCGGCGTGCATGGCAAACAGCGGAGGTCATCGCCCGATACCATGAGCTGTCACCCATTCCACATCCGGATCTGCGTGAGATGTCGTATGGTGTGTGGGAAGGCATGACCCGCGCGGAGATAGAGGCAGGGGAGTGGGCGGAGTTGTTCGAAAAGTACCGCAAGGACTCGCTGCGTTATCGTCCGCCCGGCGCGGAGTATCCCCATGAAATTGTAGAGCGCGCCGGAAGGGTACTTCAGCACGTCCGTGAGCGACACGAACAGGGCACGGTGTGTATCGTGGGGCATGGGGGAAGCCTGCGGGCAATGCTTTGCGTGGCGCTGCACGCCCCGCTGGAGACCTTTCGCCATATCCGACTGGACAACGCTTCGCTCAGCGTTATCGAGTGCGGTGGGGACTGGATATGGGTCTCTCTCATTAACGACACCTGCCATTTGCGTCAGGAGAAGGTACAGCCAGTGATTTGA
- a CDS encoding YfhO family protein: MSRSGYLLWQHLSPVLWFGVISCTVFWRVVLLGEVLYYGDIMLYFHPALAFEHHWLKQGVLPLWNPHILFGQPFVGNPQEWLLYPSTLLVAWLGAERGISWGAVIHLWQAGVGVWLFALRLGYTRRQAVAAGTLWMLCGAVVLRSQHVGILQTLAWYGWSFWAVEGLLQRADVRRAIWLTIVLALVSLAGSPQMFHTLILVLLGWLLYRWRNVSDKKGALCWGVTAAGIALLIGCAHWLPLAELLRHTDRVRLLLRDSAGYTFHLDHLLLFLTPNLFGFPWHGNYAITLFYWEVAFFAGTIPAIVLLHRWRHTTESTERFWKRTLLLSIWMAAGPYAGLYTLAYYIVPGIPSFRTPLRWMTIADFALCLWAAAAFERVRMGKRWWWLPVGMAIIAGIWQIASKGVAMQLAPSPEDTAKALALATTVQVALWRAAAMCAVAMAILSLQNRWRWWLSAGVTLAELLWIAIPANPTCSPGVFSPPSVATILQQNGQRLLVPNTAPIWLRYVDAHDYGPNDLHTLRTFRASMCSNIGMAHGVGEASGYEPAPLRESWRVFTELQARWRDDAAALQRIGVAAVAFGSSADDWRITPASKPGSRAWMLESAEPAHLQMPTPQYVALSPPHGGRLVLTDSAYPGWRVFVDERPAKWHVHERAFRAVDVPGGARRVEWRYLPDTFRVGLFLTCIGFALLAGQLSYALCKGTVNKL; the protein is encoded by the coding sequence ATGTCGCGCTCGGGCTACCTGTTGTGGCAGCATCTGTCGCCGGTGCTCTGGTTCGGTGTCATATCTTGCACCGTCTTCTGGCGCGTCGTGTTGCTCGGTGAAGTGCTTTACTACGGCGATATTATGCTCTATTTCCATCCTGCCCTTGCCTTTGAACATCACTGGTTAAAGCAGGGCGTCCTGCCGCTGTGGAACCCGCATATCCTGTTCGGGCAACCGTTCGTGGGCAACCCTCAGGAATGGCTGTTGTATCCCTCCACCCTGCTGGTCGCCTGGCTGGGGGCGGAACGGGGCATTTCGTGGGGCGCAGTAATACACCTGTGGCAGGCAGGGGTTGGGGTGTGGCTATTCGCATTGCGGCTCGGCTACACCCGTCGCCAGGCGGTGGCGGCAGGCACCTTGTGGATGCTGTGCGGGGCAGTGGTGCTGCGTTCGCAACATGTGGGTATTCTTCAGACCCTTGCGTGGTATGGCTGGAGCTTCTGGGCAGTCGAAGGGCTGTTGCAGCGCGCAGACGTTCGTCGGGCGATTTGGTTGACGATAGTGCTGGCGCTGGTGTCTCTGGCAGGAAGCCCGCAGATGTTTCACACGCTGATACTGGTCTTGCTGGGGTGGCTACTGTACCGCTGGCGCAACGTGTCGGACAAAAAGGGCGCGTTGTGCTGGGGGGTGACCGCAGCTGGCATTGCCCTCCTTATCGGGTGCGCGCACTGGCTGCCGCTGGCGGAGCTTTTGCGTCACACCGACCGGGTTCGCCTTCTACTGCGGGACTCGGCAGGTTATACTTTTCATCTAGACCATCTACTGCTTTTTCTCACGCCCAACCTGTTCGGGTTCCCCTGGCACGGCAATTATGCCATTACCCTGTTCTACTGGGAGGTGGCTTTCTTCGCGGGCACAATACCGGCTATCGTGCTGTTACACCGCTGGCGACACACCACTGAGAGCACGGAGCGATTCTGGAAAAGAACCCTCCTGCTATCTATATGGATGGCGGCAGGTCCTTACGCGGGTTTGTACACGTTAGCATACTACATAGTGCCAGGTATACCAAGCTTCCGCACTCCTCTGCGTTGGATGACCATTGCCGACTTCGCACTTTGCCTGTGGGCAGCAGCTGCTTTTGAGAGGGTACGGATGGGCAAGCGCTGGTGGTGGCTTCCGGTGGGCATGGCGATAATTGCGGGCATCTGGCAGATTGCTTCAAAGGGCGTTGCAATGCAGCTGGCACCTTCGCCAGAAGACACCGCGAAAGCGTTAGCGCTTGCAACGACAGTCCAAGTTGCACTCTGGCGCGCCGCCGCCATGTGTGCCGTAGCGATGGCGATACTCTCCCTGCAAAACCGCTGGCGGTGGTGGCTGAGCGCGGGCGTTACGCTGGCCGAGCTGCTGTGGATTGCTATCCCCGCCAACCCCACCTGCTCTCCAGGGGTGTTCTCTCCGCCTTCTGTCGCAACTATCCTGCAGCAAAACGGACAACGCCTGCTTGTACCCAACACCGCCCCCATCTGGCTGCGCTATGTGGATGCCCACGACTACGGACCGAACGACCTTCACACGTTGCGCACGTTTCGGGCAAGTATGTGTTCGAATATCGGCATGGCGCACGGCGTTGGTGAAGCCTCAGGCTATGAACCTGCCCCTCTACGCGAGAGCTGGCGCGTATTCACCGAACTGCAGGCACGCTGGCGCGACGATGCAGCCGCTTTGCAGCGCATTGGAGTCGCAGCGGTGGCTTTCGGTAGCAGTGCAGACGACTGGAGAATAACCCCCGCATCGAAGCCCGGCAGCCGCGCATGGATGCTGGAGTCGGCGGAACCTGCCCACTTGCAGATGCCAACCCCGCAATACGTCGCGTTATCGCCCCCACACGGTGGTCGATTGGTGCTGACCGACAGTGCGTATCCGGGCTGGCGGGTGTTCGTGGATGAAAGACCTGCAAAATGGCACGTACATGAGCGAGCGTTTCGCGCGGTGGATGTACCTGGCGGCGCACGGCGCGTGGAATGGCGCTATCTGCCCGACACGTTTCGAGTGGGTTTGTTCCTGACCTGCATCGGTTTTGCCCTGCTGGCAGGGCAGCTCAGCTACGCGCTTTGCAAAGGGACGGTCAACAAGCTATAA
- a CDS encoding fumarylacetoacetate hydrolase family protein: MTHLLEQGDDGMQRAGEVVRAYMNALQQDPARAQAVACPLDEIQYLPPVPRPQKILAIGANYRAHCEEAGVPVPSKPIVFVKVPTALIAHGVNIVYPRITKELDYEGELAVVIGKRARNVREDEAMDYVAGYTIMNDVSARDLQRTEGQWSRAKGCDTFAPCGPWLVTADEIHDPHALQIETRVNGEVRQQASTGDMVFSIPRLIAHITEGITLLPGDIISTGTPAGVGVYRQPPGLLQPGDEVAIRIEGIGELINGVVAERL; this comes from the coding sequence ATGACGCATCTGCTGGAGCAAGGGGACGACGGGATGCAACGCGCGGGAGAAGTTGTACGCGCCTACATGAATGCTTTGCAGCAAGACCCCGCGCGGGCGCAGGCAGTAGCGTGTCCGCTGGATGAAATCCAGTATCTGCCTCCCGTGCCCCGTCCGCAGAAGATTCTGGCTATCGGCGCGAACTACCGTGCCCACTGTGAGGAGGCAGGTGTGCCTGTCCCCTCTAAGCCCATTGTTTTTGTGAAGGTGCCAACGGCACTCATTGCGCATGGGGTGAATATCGTCTATCCACGCATCACGAAAGAGCTGGACTACGAAGGCGAGCTGGCAGTGGTCATCGGTAAGCGGGCGCGAAACGTACGCGAGGATGAGGCGATGGATTACGTGGCGGGCTACACTATCATGAACGATGTCAGCGCGCGCGACCTGCAACGCACGGAGGGGCAGTGGTCTCGAGCCAAGGGGTGCGATACCTTCGCGCCTTGTGGGCCCTGGCTGGTGACGGCAGATGAAATCCATGACCCTCACGCCCTGCAGATAGAGACCCGAGTGAACGGCGAGGTGCGCCAGCAGGCAAGCACTGGCGACATGGTGTTCTCGATACCCCGTCTCATTGCCCACATTACGGAGGGAATCACTCTGCTGCCTGGCGACATCATCAGCACTGGCACACCTGCTGGGGTGGGGGTGTACCGCCAACCGCCAGGTTTGCTGCAGCCGGGCGACGAGGTAGCGATACGCATCGAGGGAATTGGCGAACTTATCAACGGCGTCGTCGCAGAGAGGCTATAA
- a CDS encoding RNA methyltransferase, with the protein MSEIAFEGRVSAEAILSCGRRAVYRLLLSPHSDLKRLERLIDLALDRDVLVQVVRTDLLAQLAGDTAHGGVIALCSEREYQPIEEMLAWVDRQREPVLIFILAGFEDAYNMGYALRVAEAFGAGWVLCDRKEWLKDEPTVLRSSAGAFERLPISVPESLRPALQELKRRGVRLLAALEEGTITLYETDLRGSVAWMVGGEKRGLSQHLREMADAWVRIPVQPNAPPLPASHVVAVLAAETFRQRQEK; encoded by the coding sequence ATGAGCGAAATAGCGTTTGAGGGAAGGGTTTCGGCGGAGGCGATATTGTCCTGCGGAAGACGCGCGGTATACCGCCTGCTGCTCAGCCCGCATTCCGACCTGAAGCGGCTGGAAAGGCTCATTGACCTCGCGCTCGACAGGGACGTGCTGGTGCAGGTGGTGCGCACAGATTTACTGGCTCAGCTGGCAGGCGACACGGCGCATGGGGGGGTGATTGCTTTGTGTTCGGAACGAGAGTATCAGCCCATCGAAGAGATGCTGGCATGGGTAGACCGCCAGCGAGAACCTGTGCTAATCTTCATACTGGCGGGCTTCGAGGACGCCTACAACATGGGCTACGCCCTGCGTGTGGCAGAGGCATTCGGGGCAGGATGGGTACTTTGCGACCGCAAAGAGTGGCTGAAGGACGAGCCGACCGTGCTGCGCTCGTCAGCGGGGGCGTTCGAGCGGTTGCCCATCTCAGTGCCGGAGAGCCTGCGTCCCGCCCTGCAGGAGCTGAAGCGGCGGGGTGTGCGCCTGCTGGCTGCGCTGGAAGAGGGTACAATAACGCTGTATGAGACCGATTTACGCGGCTCGGTGGCGTGGATGGTGGGCGGAGAGAAGCGCGGTTTGAGCCAGCACCTGCGCGAAATGGCGGATGCCTGGGTGCGCATTCCTGTACAACCGAACGCCCCGCCATTGCCTGCCAGTCATGTCGTTGCCGTGCTGGCTGCCGAGACCTTCCGACAGCGACAGGAGAAGTAG